A portion of the Limibacillus sp. genome contains these proteins:
- a CDS encoding hemerythrin domain-containing protein, giving the protein MTKPLNELQLDHANFMKLLAVLEQELSVFERGDHPDYEIILKIADYFADYSERFHHPLENAIFAQLKERDRKASEKVGDLEREHEQATEEVSAFKEAAEAVLREAEMPRETFEQRVRRFIDKERAHIAMEEQVFFPQARTLLRDEDWDSITSGFSMGKDPLFSSARKAEFRDLADLIQQWEREAQEARAGALG; this is encoded by the coding sequence ATGACAAAGCCACTGAACGAGTTACAGCTCGACCACGCCAACTTCATGAAGCTGCTCGCCGTCCTGGAGCAGGAGCTGTCGGTGTTCGAGCGGGGAGACCATCCCGATTACGAGATCATCCTGAAGATCGCCGACTACTTCGCCGACTATTCCGAGCGCTTTCACCACCCGCTGGAGAACGCCATCTTCGCGCAGCTGAAGGAACGCGACCGGAAAGCATCGGAGAAGGTCGGCGATCTGGAGCGCGAACACGAGCAGGCCACCGAGGAAGTCTCCGCCTTCAAGGAGGCCGCCGAGGCGGTCCTGCGGGAAGCGGAGATGCCCAGGGAGACGTTCGAGCAGCGCGTGAGGCGCTTCATCGACAAGGAGCGCGCGCACATCGCCATGGAAGAGCAGGTCTTCTTCCCCCAAGCGCGCACGCTGCTTCGAGATGAGGACTGGGACAGCATCACCTCCGGATTCAGCATGGGCAAGGATCCGCTCTTCTCAAGCGCGAGGAAGGCCGAGTTCCGCGATCTGGCTGACCTTATCCAGCAGTGGGAGCGCGAGGCGCAGGAGGCGAGAGCGGGCGCCCTCGGCTAG
- the queF gene encoding preQ(1) synthase translates to MTDKDIYSGLTQLGGSSELPASPEAARLERVENLDAGTDFLVRFTAPEFTSLCPMTGQPDFAHFVIDYLPNRWLVESKSLKLFLGSFRNHGAFHEACTVMIANRLIEAIEPKWLRIGGYWYPRGGMPIDVFYQTGEPPEGLWIPDRGVPAYRGRG, encoded by the coding sequence ATGACGGATAAGGATATCTACAGCGGGCTTACCCAGCTTGGCGGCAGCAGCGAGCTGCCCGCCTCGCCGGAGGCCGCGCGGCTCGAACGCGTCGAGAACTTGGACGCCGGAACGGATTTCCTCGTGCGCTTCACCGCACCGGAGTTCACCTCGCTTTGCCCCATGACCGGGCAGCCGGACTTCGCCCATTTCGTGATCGACTATCTGCCGAACCGGTGGCTGGTGGAGAGCAAGTCGCTGAAGCTCTTCCTCGGCTCCTTCCGAAACCACGGCGCGTTTCACGAGGCCTGCACCGTCATGATCGCAAATCGGCTGATCGAGGCCATCGAACCGAAATGGCTGCGCATTGGCGGATACTGGTACCCGCGCGGCGGCATGCCCATCGACGTCTTTTATCAGACCGGCGAGCCCCCTGAGGGCCTATGGATCCCCGACCGAGGCGTGCCCGCCTATCGAGGACGCGGCTAG
- a CDS encoding cysteine dioxygenase family protein: protein MKFTKERFIEKCRAARLEGQKAIREQVLEALDDPSAIFAELGEPTKAGIEALYRSPDLTVISFVWAPHMTLFPHNHEMFSVVGLYSGREDNIFWRRSEDGIEAAGAKSLGVGEVATLGKDIIHSVVNPTGKRSCALHVYGGDFFDPPTPRLEWDPETHSERPWDIAHAKAAFLDADRRASRGPAA from the coding sequence ATGAAGTTCACCAAGGAACGTTTCATCGAGAAGTGCCGAGCGGCCCGCCTGGAGGGACAGAAGGCGATCCGTGAACAGGTCCTGGAAGCCCTTGATGACCCCTCTGCCATCTTCGCTGAGCTTGGAGAGCCGACGAAAGCGGGGATAGAGGCGCTCTACCGCTCACCGGACCTGACCGTGATCTCCTTCGTTTGGGCGCCCCACATGACGCTCTTTCCCCATAACCACGAGATGTTCTCCGTGGTCGGCCTCTATTCGGGCCGGGAGGACAACATCTTCTGGCGGCGCAGCGAAGACGGCATCGAGGCGGCCGGGGCCAAATCGCTGGGCGTGGGAGAAGTCGCCACGCTCGGCAAGGACATCATCCATTCGGTTGTGAACCCGACAGGCAAAAGGTCCTGCGCGCTTCACGTCTACGGCGGAGATTTCTTCGACCCGCCCACGCCCCGCCTGGAGTGGGACCCGGAGACGCATTCCGAACGTCCGTGGGACATAGCGCATGCCAAGGCGGCGTTCCTGGATGCGGACAGGAGAGCATCCAGGGGTCCGGCTGCATGA
- a CDS encoding SHOCT domain-containing protein: protein MSIARSLATIGTMLLGFRASEALAQPTQAPFYGPHMGDGPWHAWFLGPLFMIGFFFLAALIVVLLVRWLVGGHASGGQGHGAADSHRKTPVDILKERFAKGEIDKEEFEERRRVLED from the coding sequence ATGTCTATAGCGAGAAGCCTCGCAACCATCGGGACGATGCTTCTGGGGTTCAGGGCCTCTGAGGCACTTGCCCAGCCGACCCAAGCACCCTTCTACGGGCCGCATATGGGGGACGGGCCGTGGCACGCTTGGTTCCTCGGCCCCCTCTTCATGATCGGATTCTTCTTCCTCGCCGCCCTGATCGTCGTGCTTCTCGTCCGCTGGCTTGTCGGGGGGCATGCCAGCGGGGGACAGGGGCACGGCGCGGCCGATAGCCACCGCAAAACCCCGGTTGATATCCTCAAGGAGCGGTTTGCCAAGGGCGAGATCGACAAGGAGGAGTTCGAGGAGCGGCGACGCGTTCTAGAAGACTGA
- a CDS encoding TauD/TfdA family dioxygenase: MNSYTSKLPPLDPTRVAIIEKFGAEISAIDPVGAEVRGVDLTSQTEPPAELLEALEQEMAFRGFLVFKSDKQLEAEDFLRASCWWGGKELHSTHGVHPATPGGNRHIFRLSNDRRHGIPGVGPQWHNDGSFNSDTFSHSGYHIVRPAERGGGTYFAHQGAAYRALPDERKEFWSRLSSVNSSTGVVHPVVHRHPLSQEKCIWLHLGMTGAVIEKMPDKDEFRLLDATELKQLCHQYNDILNAGLEDGYAIGYEYQENDCVFIDNLAVAHRASPEAHLPPEEQGLRIMHRSTVRGVQDLAPDFGLPLHLNIHGPRPSTQGVWQSGGIGFRWDDGVRMQN, encoded by the coding sequence TTGAACAGCTACACGTCGAAGCTTCCGCCATTGGATCCGACGCGCGTTGCCATCATCGAGAAGTTCGGTGCCGAAATCTCTGCCATCGACCCTGTAGGGGCAGAGGTTCGGGGCGTTGATCTGACGTCTCAGACGGAGCCCCCCGCCGAGCTCCTCGAAGCATTGGAACAGGAGATGGCTTTCCGCGGTTTCCTGGTTTTCAAGAGCGACAAACAACTGGAGGCCGAGGACTTCCTGCGCGCGAGTTGTTGGTGGGGCGGCAAGGAATTGCACAGCACCCACGGCGTCCATCCCGCGACGCCAGGCGGCAACCGCCATATCTTCCGCCTGTCCAACGATCGCCGCCACGGCATCCCGGGGGTTGGACCGCAGTGGCACAATGACGGCAGCTTCAATTCGGACACCTTCTCCCACTCCGGTTACCACATCGTCCGGCCGGCAGAGAGAGGAGGGGGAACCTATTTTGCCCATCAGGGGGCGGCCTACAGGGCCTTGCCGGATGAGCGAAAGGAGTTCTGGAGCCGCCTGTCGTCGGTGAACTCCTCCACCGGCGTCGTCCATCCGGTCGTCCACCGGCATCCCCTATCCCAGGAGAAGTGCATCTGGCTGCACCTCGGAATGACGGGGGCCGTGATTGAGAAGATGCCGGATAAGGATGAGTTCCGGCTTCTGGACGCTACGGAACTGAAGCAGCTCTGCCACCAGTACAACGACATCCTCAACGCCGGCTTGGAGGACGGCTACGCCATCGGCTACGAGTACCAGGAGAACGATTGCGTCTTCATCGACAATCTGGCCGTTGCGCATCGCGCCTCGCCCGAGGCCCATTTGCCGCCGGAAGAGCAGGGCTTGCGTATCATGCACCGCAGCACGGTTCGCGGCGTGCAAGACCTGGCGCCCGACTTTGGCTTGCCGCTCCATCTGAACATCCATGGCCCCCGCCCATCCACGCAAGGGGTGTGGCAGAGCGGAGGAATCGGCTTCCGCTGGGACGACGGCGTGCGCATGCAGAACTAG
- a CDS encoding aldo/keto reductase, with protein MTDDLIRPRSLDRRRLLAGAGSLASCAFLPASPKTARAATTAPALRRIPSSGAQIPAVGMGTWITFNVGDDPVLRDARTEVMQAFFKAGGRMIDSSPMYGSSQPVIGHGLESLGRPADFFAADKVWTSSPDEGPEQIERSRKLWGVPQFQLLQVHNLVAWEAHLETLEAMKEEGRLRYLGITTSHGRRHSDFARIMDRKELDFVQFTYNPVDREAEQRLLPLAREKGMAVIVNRPFQRGALTRRLRSEPLPDWAEAIGAESWAQIILKFILSHEAVTLPIPATTKPEHAEENLRASAGPLPDGALRRRIAETIGAL; from the coding sequence ATGACGGACGACCTGATCAGACCTAGATCCTTGGACAGAAGGCGCCTGCTTGCGGGCGCGGGATCGCTTGCAAGCTGCGCCTTCCTGCCCGCCTCGCCCAAGACAGCGCGTGCCGCGACGACAGCGCCAGCCCTGCGCAGGATTCCCTCCAGCGGCGCACAGATCCCAGCGGTAGGCATGGGCACCTGGATTACCTTCAACGTGGGTGATGACCCGGTCCTGCGGGACGCCCGGACGGAGGTGATGCAGGCTTTCTTCAAGGCCGGCGGGCGGATGATAGACTCCTCACCGATGTATGGCTCCTCCCAACCGGTGATCGGTCACGGCCTGGAGTCCCTGGGGCGTCCGGCGGACTTTTTCGCCGCCGACAAGGTCTGGACCTCATCGCCCGATGAGGGGCCCGAGCAGATCGAACGGTCACGCAAACTCTGGGGCGTGCCGCAGTTTCAGTTGCTGCAGGTCCATAACCTTGTGGCCTGGGAAGCGCATCTTGAGACCCTTGAGGCGATGAAGGAAGAGGGCCGCCTCCGCTATCTCGGCATCACGACCTCGCACGGCAGGCGTCATTCGGACTTCGCGCGAATCATGGATCGGAAGGAACTGGACTTTGTTCAGTTCACCTACAACCCGGTCGACAGAGAAGCTGAGCAACGCCTGCTGCCCTTGGCCCGCGAAAAGGGCATGGCCGTGATCGTCAACCGGCCCTTCCAGCGCGGAGCGCTCACTCGCCGTTTAAGAAGCGAGCCTTTACCCGATTGGGCGGAAGCGATCGGCGCGGAGAGCTGGGCCCAGATCATCTTGAAGTTCATCCTCTCGCATGAAGCCGTGACCCTCCCCATACCGGCCACGACCAAGCCCGAACATGCAGAAGAGAACTTGCGGGCGAGCGCTGGCCCCTTGCCGGATGGAGCCTTGCGCAGACGCATTGCCGAGACCATTGGGGCGCTGTGA
- a CDS encoding DUF6064 family protein, with translation MDQIWTYRPEDFLLFSPDVYSRLFLLHNADFWWIAAVPLVFTAILGSLLGRSGKERSPATMLALALGTGWIAVGAAFFLVSYRSINWTAPYVLPLFLAAGLLLMAAALRGRFTGRVSPVRRAAGGALLLYGFVFHPLLLLLLGRPPAQLEFAFLAPDPTAIASLGLLLFGTGWLCRSAFLLALIWCGLSWLTLNTLGLAEALLPAGAALLAMASAALGRQGS, from the coding sequence ATGGACCAGATCTGGACCTACAGACCGGAAGATTTCTTGCTCTTTTCGCCGGATGTCTATAGCCGGCTTTTTCTGCTGCACAACGCTGACTTTTGGTGGATCGCGGCTGTCCCCTTGGTCTTCACCGCGATCTTGGGGAGCCTGCTTGGGAGAAGCGGTAAAGAGCGCTCCCCAGCAACGATGCTCGCGCTGGCTCTCGGAACCGGTTGGATCGCCGTGGGCGCGGCCTTCTTTCTGGTCAGCTACCGAAGCATCAACTGGACGGCCCCCTATGTCTTGCCGCTCTTTCTCGCCGCAGGCCTGCTGCTGATGGCAGCCGCCCTTCGAGGGCGGTTTACAGGCAGGGTGTCCCCGGTCAGGCGGGCTGCCGGAGGGGCCCTGCTCCTCTATGGCTTCGTCTTCCACCCCCTGCTGTTGCTGCTCTTGGGCAGGCCCCCCGCCCAGCTCGAATTCGCCTTCTTGGCGCCCGACCCGACAGCCATCGCAAGCTTGGGCCTGTTGCTCTTCGGGACCGGTTGGCTCTGCCGGTCGGCATTTCTGCTGGCGCTGATCTGGTGCGGCCTATCCTGGCTTACCCTGAACACCCTTGGATTGGCGGAGGCGCTCTTGCCGGCCGGCGCGGCCCTTCTCGCCATGGCGTCGGCCGCCTTGGGGCGGCAGGGTTCGTGA
- a CDS encoding DUF2254 domain-containing protein — protein MRLSALRLFALRLYRSIWFLPSAYAAASVLVLALAPVFGELMPRGAERLLTAEALETILSILASSMLAVAIFSLGTMVSSLEAAASAATPRARVLLTQDRTAQRAISTFIGAFIFSILGIIGLSTGIYDAPSAACIFIATILMIIIVIVMLISWIKRLSEIGGVGEVVKLVEKATKASLADLANDPLYGGVPCRKAPEESHAVPLKRPGYVQYINAESLTALAEKEAIDLYLVGRPGDYYAEESPILHSSKPLEEEVLERARACFVIGDERTFEADPRFGLLTLSEIASRALSPAVNDPGTAIHSLDATVRVFRKLVQSTDQRDEKAARRSERLHVVPADSAAFIHDGFRAIARDGAAHREVCIHLQKSLAEVKSLDTKTFGEIAEDMSREAMKRAEHGGLFAEDLDALANTRKELGLKD, from the coding sequence ATGCGGCTGAGTGCTCTGCGCCTCTTCGCTTTGCGTCTTTATCGCTCAATATGGTTCCTACCAAGCGCTTATGCCGCGGCATCGGTGCTTGTCCTGGCGCTTGCCCCGGTCTTCGGGGAGTTGATGCCCAGGGGGGCCGAACGGCTGCTCACAGCCGAAGCGCTTGAGACAATCCTGAGCATCCTGGCGTCCAGCATGCTGGCCGTGGCGATTTTCTCGCTGGGGACAATGGTGTCTTCCTTGGAGGCAGCGGCAAGTGCCGCAACACCGCGTGCGAGGGTGCTCCTGACCCAGGACCGCACGGCGCAAAGAGCCATCTCCACTTTCATCGGCGCCTTCATTTTCAGCATCCTTGGGATCATCGGTTTGTCCACGGGCATCTACGATGCCCCCAGCGCAGCCTGTATCTTCATCGCCACGATCCTCATGATCATCATCGTGATCGTGATGCTGATTTCCTGGATCAAGCGCCTGTCGGAGATCGGCGGCGTGGGCGAAGTGGTCAAACTCGTGGAAAAGGCAACCAAGGCAAGCCTTGCCGACCTCGCCAACGACCCCTTGTATGGCGGGGTCCCTTGCCGTAAAGCGCCGGAAGAAAGCCATGCGGTGCCCCTCAAAAGACCGGGATACGTCCAATACATCAACGCCGAGTCTCTCACCGCCTTAGCCGAGAAGGAGGCTATCGACCTATATCTGGTGGGCAGGCCGGGCGACTACTACGCGGAAGAGAGCCCGATACTCCATTCGAGCAAACCGCTGGAGGAGGAGGTTCTCGAACGGGCGCGCGCATGCTTCGTGATTGGGGACGAACGCACCTTCGAAGCGGATCCACGCTTTGGTCTACTGACCCTCTCCGAAATCGCCTCTCGGGCGCTTTCCCCGGCGGTGAACGACCCTGGCACCGCCATCCATAGTCTGGATGCGACTGTGCGCGTCTTCCGTAAGTTGGTTCAGTCGACAGATCAAAGGGACGAGAAGGCCGCTCGGCGCTCGGAGCGCCTGCATGTTGTCCCCGCCGACAGCGCAGCCTTCATTCACGATGGTTTCCGCGCGATCGCCCGCGATGGAGCCGCGCATAGAGAGGTTTGCATTCACTTGCAAAAGAGCCTCGCCGAGGTGAAGTCCCTCGACACCAAGACATTCGGCGAGATAGCGGAAGATATGAGCCGGGAGGCGATGAAGCGTGCGGAGCACGGGGGTCTGTTCGCTGAAGATTTGGACGCCTTGGCGAACACCCGCAAGGAGTTGGGGCTGAAGGATTGA
- a CDS encoding DUF4396 domain-containing protein has protein sequence MHETLTAPLSNPALLIAWVALTAVCLAVLLYDLRVRNPEIMGLMRLVWFLTVFYSGPLGLALYWTTGRKQIRRDSIWRRGARSTAHCYSGCGLGEVVGIMITVGMLSLTTWWVAGVTFVLAYAFGYALTVGPLMQDGVPLKTALWDAFASETASITMMEVVAIGSDIWLSKGATMDQVLFWTSMAVSLSLGLLAAYPVNVLLIRFGVKEGMHSPKEMAE, from the coding sequence ATGCACGAGACGCTGACAGCTCCACTCTCGAATCCAGCGCTGCTGATCGCATGGGTGGCGTTGACGGCCGTTTGCCTTGCTGTGCTGCTTTACGACCTGAGGGTCAGAAACCCTGAGATCATGGGGCTGATGCGCCTTGTTTGGTTCTTGACGGTCTTCTATTCAGGCCCTTTGGGACTGGCGCTCTACTGGACCACCGGCCGCAAGCAGATCAGACGCGACAGCATCTGGCGCCGCGGCGCGCGCTCGACCGCGCATTGCTACTCGGGCTGCGGTCTGGGTGAGGTCGTCGGGATCATGATCACGGTCGGCATGCTGAGCCTGACGACTTGGTGGGTGGCCGGGGTCACTTTCGTCCTGGCTTATGCTTTCGGCTACGCCCTTACCGTGGGGCCGCTGATGCAAGACGGCGTGCCCTTGAAGACCGCTCTTTGGGATGCTTTTGCCAGCGAGACGGCAAGCATAACGATGATGGAAGTGGTTGCGATCGGCAGTGACATCTGGTTGTCCAAGGGGGCGACCATGGACCAGGTGCTTTTTTGGACCTCAATGGCGGTATCCCTGAGCTTGGGTCTGTTGGCCGCCTATCCAGTCAACGTCCTGCTGATACGCTTTGGGGTGAAGGAAGGCATGCACAGCCCGAAGGAAATGGCCGAATGA
- a CDS encoding cytochrome b/b6 domain-containing protein, with product MTETVKVWDPLVRGFHWSLAASFLVAWVTAEDIESLHIWAGYAAAGLVVFRLLWGLVGSRYARFGQFVRRPGAVLSYLGDVLRGREKRFLGHNPAGSAMILLMLATLLAVSVTGWLYTTDAFWGAGWLEESHEALANLLLVFVLLHLSGVLLASIRHRENLVAAMFSGRKRAAGSGDVS from the coding sequence ATGACCGAAACCGTAAAGGTGTGGGACCCTTTGGTAAGGGGTTTCCACTGGTCCCTGGCCGCCAGCTTCCTGGTGGCCTGGGTTACTGCTGAGGACATCGAAAGCCTGCATATTTGGGCGGGATACGCCGCAGCCGGGCTTGTCGTGTTCCGGCTGCTATGGGGATTGGTCGGGTCACGCTATGCGCGGTTCGGCCAGTTCGTCAGGCGGCCGGGAGCGGTCCTCAGCTATCTGGGTGACGTTCTGCGCGGCCGTGAGAAGCGCTTTCTGGGCCACAATCCGGCCGGCAGCGCCATGATCCTCCTGATGCTGGCGACGCTTCTGGCGGTATCCGTCACGGGTTGGCTATACACGACCGATGCTTTCTGGGGGGCGGGATGGCTCGAAGAAAGCCACGAAGCCCTGGCGAACCTGCTTTTGGTCTTTGTGTTGCTGCACCTGAGCGGCGTGCTCCTCGCCAGCATCAGGCATCGGGAGAATCTCGTGGCCGCCATGTTCTCAGGACGCAAGCGCGCCGCCGGCAGCGGAGACGTTTCCTGA
- a CDS encoding PepSY domain-containing protein has protein sequence MAATSALIAGASLSGEVLASEKCSVPQSEWQPQEALRQKLVDEGWQEVKRIKVDDGCYEVYGRTADGRRAEIYFDPKTFTVVQED, from the coding sequence GTGGCCGCCACAAGTGCCTTGATCGCCGGCGCGTCCCTATCCGGCGAAGTGCTGGCGAGCGAAAAGTGCTCCGTCCCTCAGTCCGAGTGGCAGCCCCAAGAGGCGCTCCGCCAGAAGCTGGTCGATGAAGGCTGGCAGGAAGTAAAGCGGATCAAGGTCGACGATGGCTGCTACGAGGTTTATGGGCGCACTGCCGACGGCCGCCGCGCCGAGATCTACTTCGATCCCAAGACCTTCACCGTGGTGCAGGAAGACTGA
- a CDS encoding response regulator transcription factor, which translates to MRILLVEDEPGLGWGVQDHLSRQGNAVDWVKRLDEAELASRAVEYGVILLDLHLPDGLGLSFLRTLRERGDKTPVVILTARDQVRDRIEGLNAGADDYLVKPFDLDELTARIASVSRRYAENPSPFVQIGPLKIDQTSRRVLHGEDSITLTAREWAVLELLMQSRGAAVPKARIEEALYAFGAEIESNAVEVYVSRLRRKLGADCITTLRGIGYRLDGA; encoded by the coding sequence ATGCGCATTCTATTGGTGGAAGACGAGCCGGGACTCGGCTGGGGTGTGCAGGATCACCTGAGCCGCCAGGGCAACGCCGTCGACTGGGTAAAGAGGCTGGACGAGGCGGAATTGGCTTCGCGGGCGGTCGAGTATGGCGTGATCCTGCTCGACCTTCATCTGCCTGACGGACTGGGCCTCTCCTTCCTGCGCACCCTGCGCGAGCGCGGGGACAAGACCCCGGTGGTCATTCTCACCGCGCGCGATCAGGTGCGCGACCGCATCGAAGGGCTCAACGCCGGCGCCGACGACTATCTGGTCAAGCCCTTCGACCTGGACGAACTGACCGCGCGCATAGCCTCCGTGTCCCGGCGCTACGCGGAGAATCCAAGCCCCTTTGTGCAGATCGGTCCCCTCAAGATCGACCAAACGAGCCGCCGGGTCCTGCACGGTGAAGACTCCATCACCCTGACCGCGCGGGAGTGGGCCGTGCTCGAACTGCTGATGCAGAGCCGAGGCGCCGCGGTTCCGAAGGCGCGGATCGAAGAGGCGCTCTACGCCTTCGGCGCCGAAATCGAGAGCAACGCCGTCGAAGTCTACGTAAGCCGCTTGAGGCGCAAGCTGGGAGCCGACTGTATCACGACGCTTCGCGGCATCGGCTACCGCTTGGACGGCGCCTGA
- a CDS encoding sensor histidine kinase N-terminal domain-containing protein, translating to MARWSITRRLIGFLAIGLGTLWLIAVSASLLTVRHEIDEVFDSALQETGQRLLQLASLQLAEDPANLRAVGGEPARFAEHDEYILYQILSPSGEILIRSHDAPREPLSGLEAAGFSDIEGYRLYSLTTVDGALTIHVAEDTEERNELILESLVWLVTPLLALLPLASLLVWGAARRAARPLANVQREIGVRDGLNLTPVPDQDLPRELAPLVQDVNRLLERLEHTLQAERSLAANSAHELRTPIADALVQAEGLLSFITDENARKRGLRLHDALKRLSRLVEKLLQLSRAEAGIGFSAEAMDAMPVIELVVDERARRVDAGGRIVFDRSGRTSFPLKADVDALGIALGNLIENAMVHGDPSLPVKISLPDPGHIRVVNAGPAVPRDRLEALRRPFERGRESGPGTGLGLAIVETIMGQSEGRLTLTSPAQGRDDGFQADLFFEVP from the coding sequence ATGGCGCGTTGGAGCATCACCCGGCGATTGATCGGCTTTCTCGCCATTGGTCTTGGCACGCTGTGGCTGATCGCGGTCTCCGCCTCCCTGCTGACGGTCCGGCATGAGATCGACGAGGTATTCGACAGCGCGTTGCAGGAAACCGGCCAGCGGCTGCTCCAACTGGCGTCGCTCCAACTGGCGGAGGACCCGGCGAACCTGCGCGCAGTCGGTGGGGAGCCCGCACGCTTCGCGGAGCATGACGAGTACATCCTCTATCAGATCCTGAGCCCCTCCGGCGAAATCCTGATCCGCTCCCACGACGCGCCCCGTGAACCCCTGTCCGGCCTGGAGGCCGCCGGCTTCTCCGACATCGAGGGTTACCGGCTCTATAGTCTGACGACCGTTGACGGAGCGCTGACGATCCATGTCGCCGAGGACACAGAAGAGCGCAATGAACTGATCTTGGAGAGCCTTGTCTGGCTCGTGACCCCGCTTCTGGCGCTTCTGCCGCTGGCAAGCCTGCTGGTCTGGGGAGCGGCGCGCCGCGCCGCGCGACCGCTGGCCAATGTCCAGCGGGAGATCGGCGTCCGCGACGGGCTCAACCTGACCCCTGTCCCCGATCAGGACCTGCCGCGCGAACTAGCCCCGCTGGTGCAGGACGTGAACCGGCTGCTCGAACGGCTGGAGCACACGCTGCAGGCCGAGCGGAGCCTCGCCGCCAACAGCGCGCATGAACTGCGTACGCCGATCGCCGACGCGTTGGTGCAGGCGGAAGGCCTTCTAAGCTTCATCACGGACGAGAACGCACGCAAACGCGGCCTGCGGCTCCACGACGCCCTCAAGCGCCTTTCACGCCTCGTTGAAAAGCTGCTCCAGCTCTCGAGAGCGGAAGCGGGCATCGGGTTCTCAGCGGAGGCGATGGACGCCATGCCGGTGATAGAGTTGGTCGTGGATGAACGTGCGCGGCGGGTCGATGCGGGCGGGCGGATCGTCTTCGATCGATCCGGACGGACGAGCTTCCCCTTGAAGGCCGACGTCGACGCCCTGGGCATCGCCCTCGGCAACCTGATAGAAAACGCCATGGTCCACGGCGATCCTTCGCTGCCGGTCAAGATCAGCTTGCCGGACCCTGGGCATATTAGGGTCGTCAATGCCGGACCGGCGGTCCCCCGAGACCGGCTGGAAGCACTGAGGCGGCCCTTCGAGAGAGGGCGCGAGAGTGGCCCTGGCACCGGTCTGGGGCTGGCGATCGTGGAAACGATCATGGGTCAATCAGAAGGGCGCCTCACCCTAACTTCGCCTGCCCAAGGCCGGGACGACGGCTTCCAAGCCGATCTGTTCTTCGAGGTTCCCTGA
- a CDS encoding DUF6134 family protein — translation MRPRTIKPQFLPLSAALLAASAGLFLLQPMAPGLAAGVPSSQELNFTILRDGDEVGSHVIRFDGQADNLEVDIATDVAVKLPLVGITVYHFKHRGHELWTDGALQELDSTTDDDGTEHALSVERRSNDLIVKSDVTDATYEGSIVPASLWNDALLQRASLLNTLDGSEMAVTVSDLGMDKIQRHGRTVEAHHYKIDGELNREVWYDPEGVLVQVRFAAKDDSEIQYVLE, via the coding sequence ATGAGACCCAGGACGATCAAACCGCAGTTTCTCCCGCTGTCGGCCGCTCTGCTCGCCGCGTCGGCGGGACTCTTCCTTCTACAGCCTATGGCCCCCGGCTTGGCGGCCGGAGTGCCCAGTTCCCAGGAGTTGAACTTCACCATCCTGCGCGACGGCGACGAAGTCGGAAGTCATGTGATCCGCTTCGATGGGCAGGCGGACAATCTTGAGGTCGACATCGCAACCGATGTGGCCGTGAAGCTGCCCCTGGTCGGCATTACGGTCTATCACTTCAAGCATCGGGGACATGAGCTTTGGACCGATGGAGCCCTCCAGGAGCTTGACTCGACAACCGACGACGACGGCACGGAACACGCGCTCTCGGTGGAGCGGCGCTCCAACGACCTGATCGTCAAGAGCGACGTCACCGACGCCACCTACGAAGGCTCGATCGTGCCCGCCAGCCTCTGGAACGATGCGCTGCTTCAGCGCGCTTCCCTTCTGAATACCCTGGACGGGAGCGAGATGGCGGTCACCGTGTCCGACCTGGGCATGGACAAGATCCAGCGTCATGGAAGGACGGTCGAGGCTCACCACTACAAGATCGATGGCGAGCTGAACCGCGAGGTCTGGTATGACCCCGAGGGTGTCCTGGTGCAGGTGCGGTTCGCGGCCAAGGACGACTCGGAAATCCAGTACGTTCTTGAATGA